In one window of Mauremys reevesii isolate NIE-2019 linkage group 22, ASM1616193v1, whole genome shotgun sequence DNA:
- the POLD1 gene encoding DNA polymerase delta catalytic subunit isoform X1, which yields MESKRKVPVVGAGEGDPAPAPRKRPKGADWEDDGPSHFEEELALLDEVEAEMALEMKESQPAPDTVPLGSLISSVGNPKWQRPPPPRINPTQDALCFQQVELDYYVGVSVPGMPGATQGPVPILRMFGVTAAGNSVCCHIHGFAPYFYVPAPAGFQPQHLSDFQRELNGAVLRDLRSNREGLSRAVLAVEMCSKESMYGYHGQRRLPFLKVTLALPRLVAPAKRLLEQGLRCEGLGVLGYPAYEANIDFEIRFMVDRDVVGCNWIELPPGKYRLRPEQLTGEPPKELAKASLCQLEADVGWADFISHPPEGDWQGIAPLRVLSFDIECAGRKGIFPEPDKDPVIQVANMVLRQGERDPFIRNVFTLQSCAPIVGSQVLCYSQEAELLKAWAEFVRIVDPDIVTGYNIQNFDLPYLLQRSQTLKVSTFPFLGRILGRKSLIRDSSFQSKQMGRRENKVINAEGRIQFDLLQVLLREYKLRSYTLNAVSFHFLQEQKEDVQHSIITDLQNGSEQTRRRLAVYCLKDAYLPLRLLEKLMCVINYMEMARVTGVPLGYLLSRGQQVKVVSQLLRQAMKQDLVMPVVKSEGGEDYAGATVIEPQMGYYDVPIATLDFSSRYPSIMMAHNLCYTTLLQQGAPERYGLSPEEFIRTPTGDLFVKASVRKGLLPEILESLLAARKRAKVELQRETDPFRRQVLDGRQLALKVSANSVYGFTGAQVGKLPCLEISQSVTGFGRQMIEKTKQLVESKYTLANGYSADAKVVYGDTDSVMCRLGVPSVAEAMRIGREAATWVSGHFPPPIKLEFEKVYFPYLLISKKRYAGLYFSSSARAHDKMDCKGIETVRRDNCPLVANLINTCLRKLLIDRDPAGAVAHAKEVISDLLCNRVDISQLVITKELTRTAHEYAGHQAHVELAERMRRRDPGSAPSLGDRVPYVIVSAAKGVAAYLKSEDPIYVLENNMPIDTQYYLEQQLAKPLLRVFEPILGEGRAESVLLRGEHTRCKTVLTSRVGGLMAFATKRSTCLGCRASLPHHGAVCKFCVGHQSELYQKEISHLSALEEKFSRLWTQCQRCQGSLHEDVLCTSRDCPIFYMRKKVQKDLDDQERLVARFGPPTW from the exons ATGGAGTCCAAGCGGAAGGTGCCCGTGGTGGGGGCTGGCGAGGGGGACCCCGCTCCGGCCCCACGGAAGCGGCCCAAGGGGGCCGACTGGGAGGACGACGGCCCCTCGCACTTCGAggaggagctggccctgctggacGAGGTGGAGGCCGAGATGGCGCTGGAGATGAAGGAGTCGCAGCCGGCCCCTGACACGGTGCCCCTGG GGAGCCTGATCTCCTCCGTGGGGAACCCCAAGTGGcagaggcccccaccccccaggataaACCCTACCCAGGACGCGCTCTGCTTCCAGCAGGTGGAGCTGGACTACTACGTGG gcGTCTCTGTGCCAGGCATGCCCGGCGCCACCCAGGGCCCAGTGCCCATTCTCCGGATGTTCGGCGTCACCGCAGCCGGGAACAGCGTCTGTTGCCACATCCACGGCTTCGCCCCCTACTTCTACGTGCCCGCCCCGGCCG gCTTCCAGCCCCAGCACCTGAGTGACTTCCAGCGGGAGCTGAACGGGGCCGTGCTGCGGGACCTGCGCTCCAACCGGGAGGGGCTGAGCCGGGCTGTGCTGGCCGTGGAGATGTGCAGCaaggaga gcatGTACGGGTACCACGGGCAGCGCCGCCTGCCTTTCCTGAAGGTGACCCTGGCGCTGCCACGGCTGGTGGCGCCTGCCAAGCGgctgctggagcaggggctgcgcTGCGAGGGGCTGGGCGTGCTGGGCTACCCGGCCTACGAGGCCAACATCGACTTCGAGATCCG GTTCATGGTGGACCGGGACGTCGTGGGCTGTAACTGGATTGAGCTGCCCCCTGGCAAATACCGGCTGCGCCCCGAGCAGCTCACGGGGGAGCCCCCCAAGGAGCTGGCCAAG gccTCACTGTGCCAGCTGGAGGCTGACGTGGGCTGGGCAGATTTCATCAGCCACCCCCCCGAGGGCGACTGGCAGGGCATCGCCCCACTGCGGGTACTGAGCTTCGACATCGAGTGCGCCGGCCGCAAAG GGATCTTCCCGGAGCCGGACAAGGACCCGGTGATCCAGGTGGCCAACATGGTGCTGCGTCAGGGCGAGCGCGACCCCTTCATCCGCAATGTCTTCACCCTCCAGAGCTGCGCCCCTATCGTGGGCTCCCAGGTGCTGTGCTACTCCCAGGAGGCTGAGCTCCTCAAG GCCTGGGCGGAGTTTGTGAGGATCGTGGACCCTGATATCGTCACCGGCTACAACATCCAGAACTTCGACCTGCCCTACCTGCTGCAGCGTTCCCAGACCCTCAAG GTTTCCACCTTCCCCTTCCTGGGCCGCATCCTCGGGCGCAAATCCCTCATCCGGGACTCGTCCTTCCAGTCCAAGCAGATGGGGCGGCGGGAGAACAAGGTCATCAACGCCGAGGGGCGCATCCAGTTCGACCTGCTGCAg gtgctgCTGCGCGAATACAAGCTGCGTTCGTACACCTTGAACGCCGTCAGCTTCCACTTCCTGCAGGAGCAGAAGGAGGACGTGCAACACTCCATCATCACCGACCTGCAG AACGGGTCGGAGCAGACGCGCCGGCGCCTGGCCGTGTACTGCCTGAAGGACGCCTACCTGCCGCTGCGCCTGCTGGAGAAGCTGATGTGCGTCATCAACTACATGGAGATGGCGCGGGTCACCGGGGTGCCGCTGGGCTACCTGCTCTCCCGGGGCCAGCAGGTCAAGGTGGTGTCGCAGCTGCTGCGCCAG GCCATGAAGCAGGACCTGGTGATGCCCGTGGTGAAGTCAGAAGGGGGCGAGGACTACGCCGGTGCCACGGTCATCGAGCCTCAGATGGG GTACTACGACGTGCCCATCGCCACGCTGGACTTCTCCTCCCGGTACCCCTCCATCATGATGGCTCACAACCTCTGCTACACCACGCTGCTGCAGCAGGGGGCGCCGGAGCGCTacgg GCTGTCCCCCGAGGAGTTTATCCGCACCCCCACGGGCGACCTCTTCGTCAAGGCCTCCGTGCGCAAGGGGCTGCTCCCCGAGatcctggagagcctgctggccgCCCGCAAGAG GGCCAAGGTGGAGCTGCAGCGGGAGACCGACCCCTTCAGGCGGCAGGTGCTGGACGGGCGGCAGCTGGCGCTCAAGGTCAGCGCCAACTCGGTGTACGGCTTCACCGGCGCCCAGGTGGGCAAGCTGCCCTGCCTGGAGATCTCCCAG aGCGTGACGGGTTTTGGGCGCCAGATGATTGAGAAAACGAAGCAGCTGGTGGAGTCGAAATACACCCTGGCCAATGGGTACAGCGCCGACGCCAAG gtGGTGTACGGGGACACGGACTCGGTGATGTGCCGCCTGGGGGTGCCCTCGGTGGCGGAGGCCATGCGCATCGGGCGGGAAGCCGCCACCTGGGTCTCCGGCCACTTCCCGCCCCCCATCAAGCTGGAGTTCGAGaag GTGTACTTCCCCTACCTGCTGATCAGCAAGAAGCGCTACGCCGGGCTCTACTTCTCCTCCAGCGCCCGCGCCCACGACAAGATGGACTGCAAGGGCATCGAGACCGTGCGGCGCGACAACTGCCCCCTGGTGGCCAACCTCATCAACACCTGCCTGCGCAAGCTGCTCATCgacag GGACCCGGCGGGCGCGGTGGCCCACGCCAAGGAGGTGATCTCGGACCTGCTGTGTAACCGGGTGGACATCTCCCAGCTGGTGATCACCAAGGAGCTGACCCGCACGGCCCACGAGTACGCCGGCCACCAGGCCCACGTGGAGCTGGCCGAGAG GATGCGGCGGCGGGATCCGGGCAGCGCCCCCAGCCTGGGCGACCGCGTCCCCTACGTCATCGTGAGCGCGGCCAAGGGGGTGGCGGCCTACCTGAAATCggag GACCCCATCTACGTGCTGGAGAACAACATGCCGATCGACACCCAGTACTacctggagcagcagctggccaagCCCCTGCTCCGCGTCTTCGAGCCCATCCTGGGCGAGGGCCGGGCCGAGAGCGTCCTGCTGC GAGGGGAGCACACGCGCTGCAAAACCGTCCTCACCTCCCGGGTCGGGGGGCTCATGGCCTTCGCCACCAAACGCAGCACCTGCCTGGGCTGCCGGGCCAGCCTGCCCCACCACG
- the POLD1 gene encoding DNA polymerase delta catalytic subunit isoform X2, with amino-acid sequence MESKRKVPVVGAGEGDPAPAPRKRPKGADWEDDGPSHFEEELALLDEVEAEMALEMKESQPAPDTVPLGSLISSVGNPKWQRPPPPRINPTQDALCFQQVELDYYVGVSVPGMPGATQGPVPILRMFGVTAAGNSVCCHIHGFAPYFYVPAPAGFQPQHLSDFQRELNGAVLRDLRSNREGLSRAVLAVEMCSKESMYGYHGQRRLPFLKVTLALPRLVAPAKRLLEQGLRCEGLGVLGYPAYEANIDFEIRFMVDRDVVGCNWIELPPGKYRLRPEQLTGEPPKELAKASLCQLEADVGWADFISHPPEGDWQGIAPLRVLSFDIECAGRKGIFPEPDKDPVIQVANMVLRQGERDPFIRNVFTLQSCAPIVGSQVLCYSQEAELLKAWAEFVRIVDPDIVTGYNIQNFDLPYLLQRSQTLKVSTFPFLGRILGRKSLIRDSSFQSKQMGRRENKVINAEGRIQFDLLQVLLREYKLRSYTLNAVSFHFLQEQKEDVQHSIITDLQNGSEQTRRRLAVYCLKDAYLPLRLLEKLMCVINYMEMARVTGVPLGYLLSRGQQVKVVSQLLRQAMKQDLVMPVVKSEGGEDYAGATVIEPQMGYYDVPIATLDFSSRYPSIMMAHNLCYTTLLQQGAPERYGLSPEEFIRTPTGDLFVKASVRKGLLPEILESLLAARKRAKVELQRETDPFRRQVLDGRQLALKSVTGFGRQMIEKTKQLVESKYTLANGYSADAKVVYGDTDSVMCRLGVPSVAEAMRIGREAATWVSGHFPPPIKLEFEKVYFPYLLISKKRYAGLYFSSSARAHDKMDCKGIETVRRDNCPLVANLINTCLRKLLIDRDPAGAVAHAKEVISDLLCNRVDISQLVITKELTRTAHEYAGHQAHVELAERMRRRDPGSAPSLGDRVPYVIVSAAKGVAAYLKSEDPIYVLENNMPIDTQYYLEQQLAKPLLRVFEPILGEGRAESVLLRGEHTRCKTVLTSRVGGLMAFATKRSTCLGCRASLPHHGAVCKFCVGHQSELYQKEISHLSALEEKFSRLWTQCQRCQGSLHEDVLCTSRDCPIFYMRKKVQKDLDDQERLVARFGPPTW; translated from the exons ATGGAGTCCAAGCGGAAGGTGCCCGTGGTGGGGGCTGGCGAGGGGGACCCCGCTCCGGCCCCACGGAAGCGGCCCAAGGGGGCCGACTGGGAGGACGACGGCCCCTCGCACTTCGAggaggagctggccctgctggacGAGGTGGAGGCCGAGATGGCGCTGGAGATGAAGGAGTCGCAGCCGGCCCCTGACACGGTGCCCCTGG GGAGCCTGATCTCCTCCGTGGGGAACCCCAAGTGGcagaggcccccaccccccaggataaACCCTACCCAGGACGCGCTCTGCTTCCAGCAGGTGGAGCTGGACTACTACGTGG gcGTCTCTGTGCCAGGCATGCCCGGCGCCACCCAGGGCCCAGTGCCCATTCTCCGGATGTTCGGCGTCACCGCAGCCGGGAACAGCGTCTGTTGCCACATCCACGGCTTCGCCCCCTACTTCTACGTGCCCGCCCCGGCCG gCTTCCAGCCCCAGCACCTGAGTGACTTCCAGCGGGAGCTGAACGGGGCCGTGCTGCGGGACCTGCGCTCCAACCGGGAGGGGCTGAGCCGGGCTGTGCTGGCCGTGGAGATGTGCAGCaaggaga gcatGTACGGGTACCACGGGCAGCGCCGCCTGCCTTTCCTGAAGGTGACCCTGGCGCTGCCACGGCTGGTGGCGCCTGCCAAGCGgctgctggagcaggggctgcgcTGCGAGGGGCTGGGCGTGCTGGGCTACCCGGCCTACGAGGCCAACATCGACTTCGAGATCCG GTTCATGGTGGACCGGGACGTCGTGGGCTGTAACTGGATTGAGCTGCCCCCTGGCAAATACCGGCTGCGCCCCGAGCAGCTCACGGGGGAGCCCCCCAAGGAGCTGGCCAAG gccTCACTGTGCCAGCTGGAGGCTGACGTGGGCTGGGCAGATTTCATCAGCCACCCCCCCGAGGGCGACTGGCAGGGCATCGCCCCACTGCGGGTACTGAGCTTCGACATCGAGTGCGCCGGCCGCAAAG GGATCTTCCCGGAGCCGGACAAGGACCCGGTGATCCAGGTGGCCAACATGGTGCTGCGTCAGGGCGAGCGCGACCCCTTCATCCGCAATGTCTTCACCCTCCAGAGCTGCGCCCCTATCGTGGGCTCCCAGGTGCTGTGCTACTCCCAGGAGGCTGAGCTCCTCAAG GCCTGGGCGGAGTTTGTGAGGATCGTGGACCCTGATATCGTCACCGGCTACAACATCCAGAACTTCGACCTGCCCTACCTGCTGCAGCGTTCCCAGACCCTCAAG GTTTCCACCTTCCCCTTCCTGGGCCGCATCCTCGGGCGCAAATCCCTCATCCGGGACTCGTCCTTCCAGTCCAAGCAGATGGGGCGGCGGGAGAACAAGGTCATCAACGCCGAGGGGCGCATCCAGTTCGACCTGCTGCAg gtgctgCTGCGCGAATACAAGCTGCGTTCGTACACCTTGAACGCCGTCAGCTTCCACTTCCTGCAGGAGCAGAAGGAGGACGTGCAACACTCCATCATCACCGACCTGCAG AACGGGTCGGAGCAGACGCGCCGGCGCCTGGCCGTGTACTGCCTGAAGGACGCCTACCTGCCGCTGCGCCTGCTGGAGAAGCTGATGTGCGTCATCAACTACATGGAGATGGCGCGGGTCACCGGGGTGCCGCTGGGCTACCTGCTCTCCCGGGGCCAGCAGGTCAAGGTGGTGTCGCAGCTGCTGCGCCAG GCCATGAAGCAGGACCTGGTGATGCCCGTGGTGAAGTCAGAAGGGGGCGAGGACTACGCCGGTGCCACGGTCATCGAGCCTCAGATGGG GTACTACGACGTGCCCATCGCCACGCTGGACTTCTCCTCCCGGTACCCCTCCATCATGATGGCTCACAACCTCTGCTACACCACGCTGCTGCAGCAGGGGGCGCCGGAGCGCTacgg GCTGTCCCCCGAGGAGTTTATCCGCACCCCCACGGGCGACCTCTTCGTCAAGGCCTCCGTGCGCAAGGGGCTGCTCCCCGAGatcctggagagcctgctggccgCCCGCAAGAG GGCCAAGGTGGAGCTGCAGCGGGAGACCGACCCCTTCAGGCGGCAGGTGCTGGACGGGCGGCAGCTGGCGCTCAAG aGCGTGACGGGTTTTGGGCGCCAGATGATTGAGAAAACGAAGCAGCTGGTGGAGTCGAAATACACCCTGGCCAATGGGTACAGCGCCGACGCCAAG gtGGTGTACGGGGACACGGACTCGGTGATGTGCCGCCTGGGGGTGCCCTCGGTGGCGGAGGCCATGCGCATCGGGCGGGAAGCCGCCACCTGGGTCTCCGGCCACTTCCCGCCCCCCATCAAGCTGGAGTTCGAGaag GTGTACTTCCCCTACCTGCTGATCAGCAAGAAGCGCTACGCCGGGCTCTACTTCTCCTCCAGCGCCCGCGCCCACGACAAGATGGACTGCAAGGGCATCGAGACCGTGCGGCGCGACAACTGCCCCCTGGTGGCCAACCTCATCAACACCTGCCTGCGCAAGCTGCTCATCgacag GGACCCGGCGGGCGCGGTGGCCCACGCCAAGGAGGTGATCTCGGACCTGCTGTGTAACCGGGTGGACATCTCCCAGCTGGTGATCACCAAGGAGCTGACCCGCACGGCCCACGAGTACGCCGGCCACCAGGCCCACGTGGAGCTGGCCGAGAG GATGCGGCGGCGGGATCCGGGCAGCGCCCCCAGCCTGGGCGACCGCGTCCCCTACGTCATCGTGAGCGCGGCCAAGGGGGTGGCGGCCTACCTGAAATCggag GACCCCATCTACGTGCTGGAGAACAACATGCCGATCGACACCCAGTACTacctggagcagcagctggccaagCCCCTGCTCCGCGTCTTCGAGCCCATCCTGGGCGAGGGCCGGGCCGAGAGCGTCCTGCTGC GAGGGGAGCACACGCGCTGCAAAACCGTCCTCACCTCCCGGGTCGGGGGGCTCATGGCCTTCGCCACCAAACGCAGCACCTGCCTGGGCTGCCGGGCCAGCCTGCCCCACCACG